One part of the Coregonus clupeaformis isolate EN_2021a unplaced genomic scaffold, ASM2061545v1 scaf0421, whole genome shotgun sequence genome encodes these proteins:
- the LOC123480969 gene encoding zinc finger protein GLI4-like isoform X1 has translation MGEQGGWLEANRGEWVAILDSQTQMGAAEGPGDSITKQVRNRGDIVESAVHEDLLISGVAGGRDWTSEAAGHKPWPRIRTLDQEQSLFLPESEPGPYRKGQRPHHHTEHNQWTGGLNPLSPGGHQRDRGSNQGSSQQLRPFSSQSQCRDEAGPGADRDRPSCSYDANATVSMMNRAGQPGLQPSQRVVGDPAGGSLTGSLSPSRSLLMPGDWVHRKPGSGSSLPQLPHGYPTNIDRVRMDVHHERYLAYNTADNPNNTQTMARGQGGSSKTNHLRVVAPVSTSSGVIGSQRGRPSIRTDADKPYACPTCGKRFAEANYVKKHQTVHTKERPFKCKLCYKSFSFQSNLIKHRSVHTGEKS, from the exons gtggttggctggaggctaacagaggagaatgggtggccatcttggattcccagacccagatgGGTGCAGCCGAGGGCCCAGGGGACAGCATTACCAAGCAGGTCAGGAACAGAGGCGACATagtggag TCTGCAGTCCATGAGGACCTGCTGATATCCGGTGTTGCTGGCGGGAGAGACTGGACCTCTGAAGCGGCTGGTCACAAACCCTGGCCCCGGATCAGGACACTGGATCAGGAGCAGTCACTTTTCCTTCCCGAGTCGGAACCAGGACCATACCGCAAAGGACAGAGACCCCACCACCACACAGAACACAACCAGTGGACAGGTGGACTGAACCCCCTCAGTCCTGGTggtcatcagagagacagaggctccaATCAGGGATCCAGTCAGCAACTGAGGcccttctcttcacagtctcagtgCAGGGATGAAGCAGGGCCTGGGGCTGATAGAGATAGACCCTCCTGTTCCTATGATGCAAACGCCACAGTATCCATGATGAACAGAGCAGGTCAGCCTGGGCTTCAGCCTTCACAGAGAGTGGTGGGAGATCCGGCTGGTGGGAGTCTCACAGGAAGTCTTTCTCCTTCAAGATCTCTTCTAATGCCTGGTGACTGGGTTCATAGAAAGCCTGGGTCTGGGTCTAGCCTTCCTCAGCTGCCTCATGGTTATCCCACCAATATAGACAGGGTCAGGATGGACGTTCACCATGAGAGGTACCTAGCCTATAATACTGCAGACAATCCCAACAACACACAAACAATGGCTAGAGGTCAAGGAGGGAGCTCAAAGACTAACCACCTGAGGGTGGTGGCTCCTGTTTCTACCTCCTCTGGTGTCATTGGGTCACAACGTGGGAGGCCGAGCATTAGGACGGACGCCGACAAGCCATACGCCTGCCCAACGTGTGGGAAGCGCTTCGCTGAGGCGAACTATGTGAAGAAGCACCAGACCGTTCACACCAAGGAGAGGCCCTTCAAGTGCAAATTGTGTTACAAGAGCTTCTCCTTCCAGAGTAACCTTATCAAACATAGGAGTGTCCACACTGGGGAGAAATCGTAG
- the LOC123480969 gene encoding zinc finger protein GLI4-like isoform X2, translating into MGEQGGWLEANRGEWVAILDSQTQMGAAEGPGDSITKQSAVHEDLLISGVAGGRDWTSEAAGHKPWPRIRTLDQEQSLFLPESEPGPYRKGQRPHHHTEHNQWTGGLNPLSPGGHQRDRGSNQGSSQQLRPFSSQSQCRDEAGPGADRDRPSCSYDANATVSMMNRAGQPGLQPSQRVVGDPAGGSLTGSLSPSRSLLMPGDWVHRKPGSGSSLPQLPHGYPTNIDRVRMDVHHERYLAYNTADNPNNTQTMARGQGGSSKTNHLRVVAPVSTSSGVIGSQRGRPSIRTDADKPYACPTCGKRFAEANYVKKHQTVHTKERPFKCKLCYKSFSFQSNLIKHRSVHTGEKS; encoded by the exons gtggttggctggaggctaacagaggagaatgggtggccatcttggattcccagacccagatgGGTGCAGCCGAGGGCCCAGGGGACAGCATTACCAAGCAG TCTGCAGTCCATGAGGACCTGCTGATATCCGGTGTTGCTGGCGGGAGAGACTGGACCTCTGAAGCGGCTGGTCACAAACCCTGGCCCCGGATCAGGACACTGGATCAGGAGCAGTCACTTTTCCTTCCCGAGTCGGAACCAGGACCATACCGCAAAGGACAGAGACCCCACCACCACACAGAACACAACCAGTGGACAGGTGGACTGAACCCCCTCAGTCCTGGTggtcatcagagagacagaggctccaATCAGGGATCCAGTCAGCAACTGAGGcccttctcttcacagtctcagtgCAGGGATGAAGCAGGGCCTGGGGCTGATAGAGATAGACCCTCCTGTTCCTATGATGCAAACGCCACAGTATCCATGATGAACAGAGCAGGTCAGCCTGGGCTTCAGCCTTCACAGAGAGTGGTGGGAGATCCGGCTGGTGGGAGTCTCACAGGAAGTCTTTCTCCTTCAAGATCTCTTCTAATGCCTGGTGACTGGGTTCATAGAAAGCCTGGGTCTGGGTCTAGCCTTCCTCAGCTGCCTCATGGTTATCCCACCAATATAGACAGGGTCAGGATGGACGTTCACCATGAGAGGTACCTAGCCTATAATACTGCAGACAATCCCAACAACACACAAACAATGGCTAGAGGTCAAGGAGGGAGCTCAAAGACTAACCACCTGAGGGTGGTGGCTCCTGTTTCTACCTCCTCTGGTGTCATTGGGTCACAACGTGGGAGGCCGAGCATTAGGACGGACGCCGACAAGCCATACGCCTGCCCAACGTGTGGGAAGCGCTTCGCTGAGGCGAACTATGTGAAGAAGCACCAGACCGTTCACACCAAGGAGAGGCCCTTCAAGTGCAAATTGTGTTACAAGAGCTTCTCCTTCCAGAGTAACCTTATCAAACATAGGAGTGTCCACACTGGGGAGAAATCGTAG